A window from Malassezia japonica chromosome 1, complete sequence encodes these proteins:
- the CWC15 gene encoding complexed with cef1p (COG:A; EggNog:ENOG503NY3T), with amino-acid sequence MSSAHRPTWEPAKGKSDIAHLSQAFSKHSLPAQTKLKFRKPGDQQRKSLQELKEELAAGEKRAKAARNPDADDDEEEESDGKRRKLLGSAEDLDADDEEDAPKGKEKAADDDDDEEEDEEDEEDEDEDEEDDTEALLRELEKIKQERREEQERREQRETVQDQMTREEEIARGNPLLNLENALHGDSTAHAAAPSEQRWDEDLIFRNQAAGTTDLSKRGFVNDLTRTEFHKKFMSRYIK; translated from the exons ATGTCGTCGGCGCACCGTCCTACGTGGGAGCCGGCGAAGGGCAAGTCGGACATTGCGCACCTGTCGCAGGCGTTTTCGAAGCACTCTCTGCCTGCGCAGACCAAGCTCAAGTTCCGGAAACCGGGCGACCAGCAACGCAAGTCCCTGCAGGAGCTCAAAGAAgagctcgctgccggcgaAAAACgggccaaggcggcgcgcaacccggacgcggacgacgacgaggaggaagagAGCGACGggaagcggcgcaagctccTCGGGAGtgccgaggacctcgacgcggatgACGAGGAAGACGCGCCGAAAGGCAAGGAAAAAGCCGCCGACGATgatgacgacgaagaggaagacgaggaagacgaggaagacgaggacgaggacgaggaagacgaTACCGAGGccctcctgcgcgagctcgaaaAGATCAAGCAAGAGCGCCGGGAAGAacaggagcggcgcgaacAGCGCGAGACGGTGCAGGACCAAATGACGCGCGAAGAGGAGATCGCACGGGGCAACCCGCTATTGAACCTCGAgaatgcgctgcacggcgacAGCACGGCGCATGCCGCTGCACCGTCCGAGCAGCGCTGGGACGAGGACCTGATTTTCCGGAACCAGGCCGCAGGCACGACGGACCTGTCGAAGCGCGGCTTTGTCAATGATCTTACAC GCACCGAGTTCCACAAAAAGTTTATGAGC CGTTACATCAAGTAG
- a CDS encoding uncharacterized protein (COG:D; EggNog:ENOG503P2G3) produces the protein MAGAVESFLGAFGGACRASDGAQLLACFRLDPQAYAALQAALGAGAAANLDAVEWVSSKTHDKRFRALAHEFLEYVAREAPPSIAGGASVYDMWVKVFSQATAIFALPDTVWFIPTLKHLAQQLVTLAIRTDKQSGSRMYTKTIDAAGRLSKCAGLAANDRTALPGPDTKRAAVLALANASFRAYFKLNNTRLCETVLGSVQNAMLMNRRHGDEQGSGEEVYPLAERVTYRYYLGQIRLIQHRIQVAAQHLDWAFSHCSQRQFHNRRKILASLVAVHLILGRYASPHLLETFGLTDEYGKMLYYHKLGYGRGVQQELERHCDWLRTKGLYMVLAEKAMLGLWRNLFRRCLRLAPSRGAAPNAPPTLQLAMLLGPARMAWGDAALQAEDIECIAANLVDQGLMKAYILHSKGLVVLQKGPHLGFPPLASVYHS, from the exons ATGGCAGGCGCGGTGGAGTCGTTCCTGGGTGCGTTTGggggcgcgtgccgcgcgtcggACGGCGCACAGCTCCTTGCGTGTTTCCGACTGGATCCACAAGCgtacgctgcgctgcaagcggcgctcggcgcgggcgccgccgcgaatctcgacgcggtcgaATGGGTGAGCAGCAAGACGCACGACAAGCGTTtccgcgcgctggcgcacgagTTCCTCGAGTATGTCGCACGCGAGGCGCCTCCGAGcatcgccggcggcgcgtctgtGTACGATATGTGGGTCAAGGTCTTTTCGCAGGCAACGGCGATCTTTGCCTTGCCAGACACGGTCTGGTTTATCCCTACGCTCAAGCATCTGGCCCAGCAGCTCGTTACGCTGGCCATCCGCACCGACAAGCagagcggctcgcgcaTGTATACCAAGACCATCGATGCGGCAGGGCGCCTCTCGAAATGCGCGGGCCTTGCGGCGAACGACCGGACGGCGCTGCCCGGCCCCGACacgaagcgcgccgcggtgcttgcgctggcCAACGCGAGCTTCCGCGCGTACTTTAAGCTGAACAATACGCGGCTGTGCGAGAcggtgctcggctcggTGCAGAATGCGATGCTCATGAaccggcggcacggcgacgagcaaGGGAGCGGCGAAGAGGTCTATCcgctggccgagcgtgTGACGTACCGCTACTACCTCGGCCAGATCCGGCTGATCCAGCACCGGATccaggtcgcggcgcagcacctcgactGGGCATTTTCGCACTGTTCGCAGCGCCAGTTTCACAACCGGCGCAAGATCCTCGCCTCGCTCGTCGCTGTGCACCTGATTCTGGGCCGgtacgcgtcgccgcaccTCCTCGAGACGTTTGGTCTGACGGACGAGTATGGCAAGATGCTGTACTATCACAAGCTCGGCtacggccgcggcgtccaGCAGGAGCTGGAGCGCCACTGCGACTGGCTGCGCACCAAAGGGCTGTACATGGTGCTCGCCGAAAAAGCGATGCTCGGCCTCTGGCGGAACTTGTTCCGCCggtgcctgcgcctcgcgcctagccgcggcgccgcgcccaacgcgccgccgacgctgcagctcgccatGCTGCTTGGCCCAGCGCGGATGGCAtggggcgacgcggcgctgcaggccgaAGACATTGAGTGTATCGCCGCAAACTTGGTGGACCAG GGGCTGATGAAGGCGTACATTCTGCACTCGAAagggctcgtcgtcctgcaGAAAGGGCCGCACCTGGGCTTTCCACCGCTCGCTAGTGTGTACCATAGCTAG
- a CDS encoding uncharacterized protein (EggNog:ENOG503NW4B; COG:K), protein MGRYAVLVTGPAGAGKTTFCSTLVSHAHSLGRSVHLFNLDPAAERFEYEPSIDLRELISLEDVMEEMDLGPNGGLIYCFDYLLNNLDWLENELGNYDNDYLIIDCPGQIELYTHYPVMTRFVQLMQQQFNFRVCAAYLLDSHFMDDKPKYFAGVLSAMSTMINLDVPHINIMTKMDLVYHNNDKQGPKYIQRKEMERYMDPDPLLLADEANAETNPKFSALNHAVVQLIEDYSMVSFLPLDLTDEDSIAMALSCIDNIVQYGEDEEPAEPKDMDEEEEAP, encoded by the exons ATGGGCCGCTACGCAGTGCTGGTGACGG gccccgccggcgccggcaagACGACGTTCTGCTCGACACTCGTGAGCCATGCGCACAGTCTCGGCCGGAGTGTGCACCTCTTTAATCTCGATCCTGCCGCGGAGCGCTTCGAGTACGAGCCGTCGatcgacctgcgcgagctcatTTCGCTCGAGGATGTAATGGAAGAGATGGATCTCGGCCCGAACGGTGGTCTGATCTACTGCTTTGA TTACCTGCTCAACAATCTCGACTGGCTCGAGAACGAGCTGGGGAACTATGACAACGACTACCTGATCATTGACTGCCCCGGCCAGATTGAGCTGTATACGCACTATCCAGTCATGACACGGTTTGTGCAGCTGATGCAGCAGCAGTTCAACTTTCGGGTATGCGCCGCCTACCTGCTCGACTCACACTTTATGGACGACAAGCCCAAGTACTTTGCAGGCGTGCTGAGCGCGATGAGCACCATGATCAATCTCGACGTCCCTCATATCAATATCATGACCAAGATGGACCTTGTCTACCACAACAACGACAAGCAGGGCCCCAAGTATATCCAGCGCAAAGAGATGGAGCGGTACATGGACCCCGAtccgctgctgctcgccgacgaggcaaACGCCGAGACAAACCCCAAGTTTTCAGCGCTGAACCATGCGGTGGTGCAGCTG ATCGAGGACTACAGCATGGTCTCGTTTctgccgctcgacctcaccgacgaggacaGCATCGCAATGGCCCTGTCGTGCATCGACAACATTGTGCAGtacggcgaggacgaggagccggCCGAGCCAAAGGATATGGACGAAGAAGAGGAGGCGCCGTAG
- the HEM2 gene encoding porphobilinogen synthase (COG:H; EggNog:ENOG503NU9P; BUSCO:EOG092630N3): MAESTLLHPSIATPLGRALQAQSHAVTKSALMYPLFITDEPDAQVPLGGMPNQYRWGVNRLEGFLRPLVERGLQSVILFGVPVCKEKDETGTLADDPEGPVIAAIRAIRATFPSVYVAADVCLCEYTSHGHCGIVYEDGTMDNDKSVARLADVAVAYAKAGAHCVAPSDMMDGRVGAIRDGLIKAGLRSRTTLMAYSAKFSSKMYGPFREAVASAPSYGDRRCYQLPSNARGLARRAITRDVQEGADIIMVKPALPYLDILSDARELAPDYPRACYQVSGEYGMIHAAANAGVGNLRGMVEESMTSMVRAGASLILTYFTPELLTWLDEPQPM, from the exons ATGGCGGAGAG TACGCTGTTGCATCCCAgcatcgcgacgccgctgggccgcgcgctccaggcgcagTCGCATGCCGTGACCAAGTCGGCGCTGATGTACCCGC TCTTTATCACCGATGAGCCGGACGCCCAggtgccgctcggcggcatgccGAACCAGTACCGCTGGGGCGTGAACCGCCTCGAGGGATTCCTGCGGCCGCtagtcgagcgcggcctccAGTCGGTGATTCTTttcggcgtgccggtgtGCAAGGAAAAGGACGAGACGGGCACGCTCGCTGACGACCCCGAGGGGCCGGTGATCGCGGCGATCCGCGCGATCCGCGCGACGTTCCCGAGCGtgtacgtcgccgcggATGTGTGTTTGTGCGAATACACCTCGCACGGCCACTGCGGCATTGTGTACGAAGACGGCACGATGGACAATGACAAGTCggtggcgcgcctcgccgacgtcgcggtcgCCTATGCCAAGGCGGGTGCACACTGCGTCGCCCCGAGCGACATGATGGACGGGCGCGTGGGCGCGATCCGCGACGGACTCATCAAGGCGGGTCTCCGCAgccgcacgacgctcaTGGCATACAGCGCCAAGTTCTCGTCCAAGATGTACGGCCCGttccgcgaggcggtggccagcgcgccgagctacGGCGACCGCCGGTGTTACCAGCTGCCGTCGAATGCGcgcggcctggcgcgccgcgcgatcACGCGCGATGTCCAGGAGGGCGCCGACATCATCATGGTCAAGCCCGCACTGCCCTACCTTGACATTCTCAGCGATGcacgcgagctcgcgccggaCTACCCACGCGCGTGCTACCAGGTGAGCGGCGAGTACGGCATGAtccacgcggcggcgaaTGCGGGCGTCGGCAACCTGCGTGGCATGGTCGAGGAGAGCATGACGTCGATGgtccgcgccggcgcgtcgctcatcCTGACCTACTTTACGCCCGAGCTGCTTACGTGGCTGGACGAGCCGCAGCCTATGTAG
- the GCV2 gene encoding glycine dehydrogenase (aminomethyl-transferring) (COG:E; EggNog:ENOG503NWQC; BUSCO:EOG09260DBG), translating into MDSTQPYMYATADSSNPYGMSARGVYESSAGAGGVPVRPANGAAYGGYGAPSPVPPPAGLGLPAGLAPPLGAGAPGPEEKEEDYVYFVRNTNNISKTTLEAARSAKMRLEHAYRLAVDQAVERSRRRVELEKRLMQPADGVPVPEEKKARYLAQLGRRETSFLRLRRTRLGLSDFRTVKVIGKGSFGEVRVVQKNDTGKIYAMKTLRKSEMFKKDQLAHVRAERDVLAESNSPWVVQLYYSFQDSAYLYLLMEFLPGGDLMTMLIKYDTFSEDVTRFYIAECVLALEGIHQLGFIHRDVKPDNILIDAKGHIKMSDFGLSTGFHKQHDNAYYQKLFEDPATQASSESNRNSVAVNSITLTLSNKDQIATWKANRRKLAYSTVGTPDYIAPEIFLQQGYGNECDWWSLGTIMFECLCGYPPFCSDNAHDTYRKILAWRETLQFPDDIHLSPEAEDMIRRLVSAPEERLGRNGAQEIKDHPFFAGVDWTTIRRIDAPFVPHLQSVTDTSYFPTEDYQDVPDTPVGADTDVGAKDLAFLGYTFRRYEANEGAFLATQSDGVRLDEPRPNASVYDAQDTFLRRHVGPRSAQIEHILKTLGYKTVEEFVEKTVPEEVRLTQTDSLVDAIPAFSEQELAKRGAEIAAQNKVFRSYIGMGYNATIVPQVILRNVLENPAWYTSYTPYQPEISQGRLESLLNYQTMVKSLTGLDIANASLLDEGTAAAEAMILALGNTKDKKKNVFLVDENVSPQTVAVVRGRAKGFNVEVVQAPLAKDGKAQLPEDMSRVMGVLVQYPNVDGVLFDYASLAKDAKAQGALVVAATDLLALTMIQPPGEWGADIALGNAARFGVPPGYGGPHAGFFAVTDALKRRLPGRLIGVSRDANGRPAYRLALQTREQHIRREKATSNICTAQALLANMSAMYAVYHGPDGLRRIAAKVHAETRVLKKIVEQLGYSVPVADGTFFDTLTITTPSGVGAQDVINAALAAEINLRPVDASRVGVSLDETVSREDLLALVNVFAAAANKAPLTLEALEQTAKELGLSADKLDSLTIGDAFQRTTPFLTQPVFHEHRSETSMLRYIHSLQNKDLSLVHAMIPLGSCTMKLNSTSSMALLSKPEYNALHPFAPVDQAEGYQTLIRELEHDLAVLTGFPAVSVQPNSGAQGEFTGLSVIRAYLDANGQEHRNVCLIPTSAHGTNPASAVMAGMKVVSVKTLPDGTVDLEDLRAKAEKHKDVLAATMITEPGTTGIYFPNIKQAFDIVHEFGGQVYLDGANFQAQVGLTNPVVMGADVTHLNLHKTFSIPHGGGGPGVGPIGVAAHLAPFLPGHPVIKTGGEHAIEPVNSAPWGSASILTIAWAYIRMLGWTGLRTSTEVALLNANYVAEKIKDKYKVKYVGKHGNVAHELLVDIADYQPLGLSVMDFAKRLMDYGFHPPTCSWPISTGLLIEITESEPFEEIERLVEAMLSIAEEAEEIRDGKQPKDRNILKLAPHTIETLTAETWDRPYSRDRAAFPVPGLRKNKFWPPVSRIDDAYGDRNLVCECGDVEDYTEK; encoded by the exons ATGGACTCGACCCAGCCCTACATGTATGCGACTGCCGACTCGTCGAATCCCTACGGCATGAGCGCGCGGGGCGTGTACGAGAGCAGCGCCGGTGCGGGTGGCGTGCCGGTGCGGCCAGCGAATggcgcggcgtacggcgGCTATGGTGCGCCGAGCCCGGTGCCCCCCCCTGCGGGCCTTGGCCTCCCCGCTGGACTTGCCCCTCCCCTTGGAGCGGGAGCACCAGGGCCggaggagaaggaggaggacTATGTGTACTTTGTGCGCAATACGAACAACATTTCCAagacgacgctcgaggcggcgcggagTGCCAAGATGCGTCTTGAGCATGCCtaccgcctcgccgtcgaccaggcggtcgagcgcagccgGAG acgtgtcgagctcgagaagcgGCTCATGCAGCCCGCCGATGGCGTGCCTGTGCCCGAGGAGAAAAAAGCGCGGtaccttgcgcagctcggtcgCCGCGAGACGAGCTTCCTCCGCCtgcggcgtacgcggcTGGGCCTGTCCGACTTCCGCACGGTCAAGGTGATCGGCAAAGGCTCCTttggcgaggtgcgtgtCGTGCAGAAGAACGATACCGGGAAAATCTATGCGATGaagacgctgcgcaagagcGAAATGTTCAAAAAggaccagctcgcgcatgTGCGTGCGGAGCGCGATGTGCTTGCCGAGTCCAACTCGCCGTGGGTCGTGCAGCTGTACTACTCCTTCCAGGACTCGGCGTACCTGTACCTCTTGATGGAGTTTTTGCCCGGCGGCGATCTGATGACGATGCTCATCAAGTACGACACCTTCTCCGAGGACGTGACGCGGTTCTACATTGCTGAGtgcgtgctcgcgctggaagGCATCCACCAGCTCGGTTTCATCCATCG CGATGTGAAGCCCGACAATATTCTCATCGATGCCAAGGGGCACATCAAAATGTCCGACTTTGGCCTCTCGACCGGTTTCCACAAGCAGCACGACAATGCATACTACCAGAAGCTGTTTGAGGACCCCGCGACACAggcctcgtccgagtcgaaCCGCAACTCGGTGGCGGTGAACAGCATCACGCTTACGCTCAGCAACAAGGACCAGATCGCGACGTGGAAGGCGAACCGGCGAAAGCTCGCCTACTCGACCGTCGGCACGCCAGACTACATTGCCCCGGAAATCTTCCTGCAGCAGGGGTACGGCAACGAGTGCGACTGGTGGAGTCTCGGCACGATCATGTTCGAGTGCCTCTGCGGCTATCCCCCGTTCTGCTCGGACAATGCGCACGACACCTACCGCAAGATCCTGGCGTGGCGCGAGACACTGCAGTTCCCCGACGATATCCACCTGAGCCCCGAGGCGGAGGACATGATCCGCCGGCTCGTGAGCGCACCCGAggagcgtctcgggcgCAACGGCGCACAAGAGATCAAGGATCACCCCTTCTTTGCCGGCGTCGACTGGACGACGATCCGGCGCATTGACGCGCCGTTCGTGCCGCACCTACAGAGCGTGACGGACACGAGCTACTTCCCTACCGAGGACTATCAAGACGTGCCAGATACACCCGTCGGCGCAGAcaccgacgtcggcgccaAGGACCTCGCGTTCCTCGGCTACACTTTCCGGCGTTACGAGGCGAACGAGGGCGCCTT CCTTGCGACGCAGTCGGACGGtgtccgcctcgacgagccgcgccCCAACGCTTCGGTGTACGATGCGCAGGACAcgttcctgcgccgccacgtcgggccgcgctcggcgcagatCGAGCACATCCTCAAGACCCTCGGCTACAAGACGGTGGAGGAGTTTGTGGAGAAGACGGTGCCGGAAGAAGTGCGTCTCACGCAGACCGActcgctcgtcgacgcgatTCCCGCCTTCTcggagcaggagctcgccaagcgcggcgccgagatTGCCGCACAGAACAAGGTGTTCCGCTCGTACATCGGTATGGGCTACAACGCGACGATTGTGCCCCAAGTCATCCTGCGCAACGTGCTCGAGAACCCGGCGTGGTACACGTCCTACACGCCCTACCAGCCGGAAATTTCGCAGGGCCgcctcgagtcgctgctAAACTACCAGACGATGGTCAAGTCGCTCACCGGCCTCGACATTGCCAACGCGTCGCTCCTGGACGAgggcacggccgcggccgaggccatGATCCTCGCTTTGGGCAATACCAAGGACAAGAAGAAGAACGTGttcctcgtcgacgagaaCGTCTCGCCACAGACCGTGGCCGtggtgcgcggccgcgccaaGGGCTTCAacgtcgaggtcgtccaggcgccgctcgccaaggacggcaaggcgcagctccCAGAGGACATGTCGCGCGTGATGGGTGTCTTGGTGCAGTACCCCAacgtcgacggcgtgctgtTCGActacgcgtcgctcgccaaggatgccaaggcgcagggcgcgctcgtcgtcgcagCGACCGACCTCTTGGCGCTGACCATGATCCAGCCGCCGGGCGAGTGGGGCGCAGACATCGCGCTCGGaaacgccgcgcgcttcggTGTCCCGCCGGGCTACGGCGGTCCCCACGCGGGCTTCTTTGCGGTGACCGACGCGCTgaagcgccgcctgccggGTCGCCTGATTGGTGtgtcgcgcgacgcaaaCGGCCGTCCGGCgtaccgcctcgcgctccagaCGCGTGAGCAGCACATCCGCCGCGAGAAGGCCACGTCGAACATCtgcacggcgcaggcgctcctcgccaaCATGTCGGCGATGTACGCGGTGTACCACGGGCCCGACggtctgcgccgcatcgccgccAAGGTGCACGCCGAGACGCGTGTCCTGAAAAagatcgtcgagcagctcggctACTCGGTCCCTGTCGCGGACGGCACCTTCTTTGACACGCTCACAATCACTACCCCCTCGGGCGTTGGCGCGCAGGACGTGATcaacgccgcgctcgccgccgagatcAACCTGCGTCCGGTGGacgcctcgcgcgtcggtgtctcgctcgacgagaccgtctcgcgcgaggaCCTGCTTGCGCTGGTGAACGTCTTTGCGGCCGCTGCGAACAAGGCGCcgctcacgctcgaggcgctcgagcagaccgccaaggagctcggcctGTCTGCCGACAagctcgactcgctcacgatcggcgacgcgttccagcgcacgacgccgttCCTGACGCAGCCCGTCTTCCACGAGCACCGCTCGGAGACGAGCATGCTGCGCTACATTCACTCGCTGCAGAACAAGGACCTGTCGCTGGTACATGCCATGATTCCCCTCGGCTCGTGCACCATGAAGCTGAacagcacctcgagcatGGCGCTCCTGTCGAAGCCGGAGTACAACGCCTTGCACCCCTTTGCCCCGGTCGACCAGGCGGAGGGCTACCAGACGCTcatccgcgagctcgagcacgacctCGCGGTGCTCACCGGCTTCCCGGCCGTGTCGGTGCAGCCGAACTCGGGTGCGCAGGGTGAGTTTACGGGTCTGTCGGTGATCCGTGCTTATCTTGACGCCAACGGCCAGGAGCACCGCAACGTGTGCCTGATTCCCACCTCGGCCCACGGCACGAACCCCGCGTCGGCAGTCATGGCCGGCATGAAGGTCGTCTCGGTCAAGACGCTGCCGGACGGCAccgtcgacctcgaggacctgcgcgccaaggccgagaagcacaaggacgtgctcgccgcgacgaTGATCACCGAGCCAGGCACGACCGGTATCTACTTCCCGAACATCAAGCAGGCCTTTGACATTGTGCACGAGTTCGGCGGCCAGGTCTACCTGGACGGCGCCAACTTCCAGGCGCAGGTCGGTCTGACGAACCCCGTGGTGATGGGCGCGGACGTGACGCATTTGAACCTGCACAAGACCTTTAGCATTCCccacggcggcggtggcccGGGTGTCGGCCCGATCggtgtcgcggcgcaccttgcgccTTTCCTGCCCGGCCACCCGGTGATCAAgaccggcggcgagcacgcgaTCGAGCCGGTCAactcggcgccgtgggGCTCCGCGTCGATCCTGACCATTGCCTGGGCGTACATTCGCATGCTCGGTTGGACCGGtctgcgcacctcgaccgaggtcgcgctgctgaaCGCCAACTACGTCGCCGAGAAGATCAAGGACAAGTACAAGGTCAAGTACGTCGGCAAGCACGGCAACGTCGcccacgagctgctcgtcgacatTGCCGACTACCAGCCGCTGGGCCTCAGCGTGATGGACTTTGCCAAGCGCCTGATGGACTACGGCTTCCACccgccgacgtgctcgtgGCCGATCTCGACCGGTCTCCTGATCGAGATCACCGAGAGCGAGCCGTTTGAGGagatcgagcgcctggtcgaggcTATGCTGAGCAttgccgaggaggcggagGAGATCCGCGACGGCAAGCAGCCCAAGGACCGCAACATCCTCAAGCTCGCACCGCACACCATCGAGACGCTCACCGCCGAGACCTGGGACCGCCCCTACtcgcgcgaccgcgccgcaTTCCCGGTGCCGGGCCTGCGTAAGAACAAGTTCTGGCCCCCCGtgtcgcgcatcgacgaTGCCTACGGCGACCGCAACCTCGTGTGCGAGTGCGGCGACGTGGAAGACTACACGGAGAAGTAA
- the TRM10 gene encoding tRNA (guanine(9)-N(1))-methyltransferase (BUSCO:EOG09263760; COG:S; EggNog:ENOG503NU3A) yields the protein MEHLQDEAARPPEQQRRAPPVRVTDPVTGDEVEMSKTAAKKLAKRALRQEKKDATKHERRAKERQRRKERRHELKAQRAQNPEAYVPRVRTPAVPFGARVVVDLGFDDLMTADEATSLAAQLGYLYGANRSSANPFQEVVFAGAGRVSGASLGFAPPHGGAHVFPTAGSGESSLFRDRVGVHMEEKNQGSWRRWQRVKLLEYGGLERLWEARDAADEAWANVAPSSKDDIVYLTADTDDTIDTLEEGKTYIIGGIVDRNRYKNLCAKKAEALGIRTARLPIDPAFLAGQRMNARKVLTVNQVFEILVGWTETRNWTAALQRGLPTRKFHQNEGGEADAADAAAETTDAPSQ from the coding sequence ATGGAACACTTGCAGGACGaagccgcgcggccgccggagcaacagcggcgcgcgccgccggtgcgggTCACGGACCCCGTCACCGGCGATGAGGTCGAAATGAGCAAGACTGCCGCGAAGAAGCtcgcgaagcgcgcgctgcgccaggaaAAAAAGGACGCGACGaagcacgagcgccgcgccaaggagcgccagcggcgcaaggagcggcggcacgagctcaaggcgcagcgtgcacaGAATCCCGAGGCGTacgtgccgcgcgtgcgcacgccggctGTGCCGtttggcgcgcgcgtcgtggtGGACCTCGGCTTTGACGATCTAATgacggccgacgaggcgacgtcgctcgcggcgcagctgggGTACCTCTACGGCGCGAACCGCAGCTCCGCGAATCCCTTCCAGGAGGTGGTCTTTGCGGGGGCAGggcgcgtctcgggcgcgtcgctgggATTTGCGCCGCcccacggcggcgcgcacgtctTTCCCACCGCGGGCTCCGGCGAGTCGTCCCTCTTTCGCGACCGCGTCGGGGTGCATATGGAGGAGAAGAACCAGGGCTCATGGCGCAGGTGGCAGCGCGTCAAGCTCCTCGAGTACGGCGGCCTGGAGCGGCTCTgggaggcgcgcgacgccgcggacgaggcgtgggcgaacgtcgcgccgagcagcaaaGACGACATTGTCTACCTCACGGCCGATACCGACGATACCATtgacacgctcgaggagggcAAAACGTATATTATTGGAGGGATTGTCGACCGCAATCGGTACAAGAACCTCTGCGCAaaaaaggccgaggcgctggggatccgcaccgcgcgcctgccgatcGACCCGGCGTTCCTGGCGGGGCAGCGGATGAACGCACGCAAGGTGCTCACCGTGAACCAGGTCTTTGAGATCCTCGTGGGGTGgaccgagacgcgcaactggacggcggcgctgcaaCGGGGCCTTCCCACGCGAAAGTTTCACCAAAACGAGGGtggcgaggccgacgcggcggacgcAGCTGCCGAGacgaccgacgcgccctCCCAATGA